Proteins from a single region of Aureibacter tunicatorum:
- a CDS encoding SAM-dependent methyltransferase, with product MNDYLFLHTNDPYALTPMDIVKAKLDMLELKDGETLIDLGAGDGRSLILACQLADIKGVGYEISKEAQYIANQNIKEAGLDHKIKIIHENMLQADVSQADAVFLYLTRTMLGALSLKLENELKPGAKIVTHQFDLPAWTAVKEIEFQYSNCMSEPIYLYRKG from the coding sequence ATGAACGATTACTTATTCTTGCATACCAATGATCCGTATGCATTGACTCCAATGGATATTGTCAAAGCCAAACTTGACATGCTAGAACTTAAAGATGGAGAGACCTTGATTGATCTTGGCGCCGGAGATGGCAGAAGCTTGATCCTTGCCTGTCAACTTGCCGATATCAAAGGCGTAGGCTATGAAATTTCGAAAGAAGCTCAATATATCGCCAATCAAAATATCAAAGAAGCCGGACTTGACCATAAAATCAAAATCATCCACGAAAACATGCTTCAGGCAGATGTGTCGCAAGCCGATGCGGTCTTCCTCTACCTGACAAGAACAATGCTGGGAGCTTTGTCTTTGAAACTGGAAAATGAACTTAAGCCGGGAGCCAAAATAGTAACGCATCAATTCGATTTGCCTGCTTGGACAGCCGTCAAGGAAATAGAATTTCAATACTCCAACTGCATGTCCGAGCCAATATACCTGTATCGCAAAGGATAG
- a CDS encoding GNAT family N-acetyltransferase: MDIALQTMINEKAVEREQIRIILAKSSNDLIIIEKLAHEIWHEHYTPIIGKNQVEYMIEKFQSTQNMSDQIDEGYEYYLVTNNDEPCGYLSIQVRENSLFLSKLYLLKSYRGSGIGKVMLGKVINRATESDQKCIELTVNKYNSDTIKAYKKMDFKIVKEAVFDIGGGYVMDDYVMTKEL; the protein is encoded by the coding sequence ATGGATATTGCCTTGCAAACCATGATAAATGAAAAGGCTGTGGAGAGAGAACAAATTCGAATAATACTTGCCAAATCGTCTAATGATTTGATCATCATCGAAAAACTTGCCCATGAGATTTGGCATGAACACTATACGCCAATCATCGGCAAAAATCAAGTCGAATACATGATCGAAAAGTTTCAGTCAACCCAAAATATGAGCGATCAAATCGATGAAGGCTATGAATATTATCTTGTCACAAACAACGATGAACCCTGCGGATATTTAAGTATTCAAGTTCGCGAAAACAGCTTATTTCTAAGCAAGCTCTATTTGCTAAAAAGCTATAGAGGCTCGGGAATCGGCAAGGTCATGTTAGGAAAAGTAATCAACAGAGCAACAGAAAGCGATCAAAAATGCATTGAGTTGACAGTTAACAAATACAACTCAGACACCATCAAGGCTTATAAAAAAATGGACTTCAAGATCGTTAAGGAAGCCGTTTTTGATATTGGAGGAGGCTATGTCATGGACGATTATGTGATGACTAAAGAATTATAA
- a CDS encoding outer membrane beta-barrel family protein — protein sequence MKLCTKPALLTLLLFVAITLSSWAQTRIITGIVKDEASESLPFVNVIVINANDESIVAGTTTDLEGKFTLENIVFNDKHAIQFKSIGYEVHAISLENLPDQPLNVVLKENSQQLEEVVVKGQRQIVSQELGTLKFDVAKNKEIFAVNSTWEMLDKIPGVKTGEDGIKVNGKSSIQFIIDGRIQRVSSDQVEEILKSLNVDEVEDIKVHTAPSAEYESNVDVVIEIKTNRKLENGITGTETLNLYYGEYPKFNNSIYLDAKYGNVYVKSMIGLSRWRSVQVDESWRYANDELKAHKKMDWHHFPLNFFPSIDMGWDISGNDFAGLAYQNFTGKRREETNINDTFYENNEQINIFQSEGERNKTRQRHIINANYKRLFPKIEGQLSLGADWIISDNTDKQDLLTKSSENTESLESHVENAIRIGTYYADYKMPGGNAFDEIKFGSKLTSQTSNAIAQYTFYTDETNFEESRFDYQESIWAVYFNLSKQWEKVGYSIGLRTERFERSANVESVDSLTWQFIPNVSLSYNPSEDHNFNFSINRKVYRPQYQFLNPARFYLGPRNYSEGNPFLLPMFRTNTQLSYIFKGAYSITAYHTIDKNRQTQLPRVDEEGFTSYYRINLNEFIYTGLTIDVPVNIISDFWRMNLTYDIYHLSGDNYYKGELIKNDNTQWDANINNSFTLPKDLNIEMNFATSSPFKGYQSEGLGYSYNLSFSIRKKLMDGKANIVFRVNDLLDTNITMWNTNLNENEYIQYNNRYESRRMQLSFTYRFGNNKLKVKNKMNKGNIEEKNRL from the coding sequence ATGAAACTTTGTACTAAACCCGCTCTTTTAACCTTGCTATTGTTTGTAGCCATTACCCTTTCTTCTTGGGCTCAAACAAGAATTATCACAGGCATTGTGAAAGACGAAGCTTCGGAATCATTGCCATTTGTCAATGTCATAGTCATCAACGCCAACGATGAGTCTATTGTCGCGGGAACAACAACAGACTTGGAAGGAAAATTCACGCTAGAAAATATAGTATTCAACGACAAGCATGCGATTCAATTCAAAAGCATCGGCTATGAGGTGCATGCCATAAGCCTCGAAAACTTACCCGATCAACCGCTAAATGTTGTGTTGAAAGAAAATTCGCAACAGCTCGAAGAGGTCGTAGTAAAAGGCCAAAGACAAATCGTTTCTCAAGAACTAGGCACTTTAAAATTCGATGTAGCAAAGAATAAAGAAATATTCGCGGTCAACTCCACATGGGAAATGCTGGATAAAATACCCGGCGTAAAAACCGGCGAAGACGGCATCAAAGTGAATGGCAAATCAAGCATTCAATTTATCATTGACGGCAGAATACAAAGAGTTTCATCCGATCAAGTTGAGGAAATACTAAAGTCCCTTAACGTAGACGAAGTGGAAGACATCAAAGTGCATACAGCTCCTTCAGCAGAATACGAATCGAATGTAGACGTAGTCATAGAAATCAAAACCAACCGCAAACTTGAAAATGGAATCACTGGCACCGAGACATTGAATCTCTATTATGGGGAATATCCAAAATTCAACAACAGCATTTATCTAGATGCCAAATATGGAAACGTTTACGTCAAATCAATGATTGGATTGTCTCGTTGGAGATCCGTGCAAGTAGACGAATCTTGGAGATACGCCAATGATGAATTGAAAGCCCATAAAAAAATGGATTGGCATCACTTTCCTCTAAACTTTTTTCCAAGCATAGACATGGGCTGGGATATCAGCGGCAACGACTTTGCAGGCTTGGCTTATCAAAACTTCACAGGAAAAAGAAGAGAAGAAACGAATATCAATGACACATTTTACGAAAACAACGAGCAAATAAACATATTTCAATCGGAAGGAGAACGCAACAAAACCCGTCAGAGACATATCATTAACGCGAACTACAAAAGGCTATTTCCAAAGATCGAAGGACAGTTAAGCCTGGGAGCAGACTGGATCATCAGCGACAATACCGATAAGCAAGATTTGCTAACGAAATCATCCGAAAACACAGAAAGCTTGGAAAGCCATGTCGAAAACGCTATTCGCATCGGAACTTATTATGCTGATTATAAAATGCCGGGAGGAAATGCTTTTGATGAAATAAAATTCGGGTCAAAGCTTACTTCTCAAACATCCAATGCCATTGCCCAATACACCTTTTACACTGATGAAACAAACTTTGAAGAAAGTCGATTTGATTATCAAGAAAGTATTTGGGCCGTTTATTTTAACTTATCAAAACAGTGGGAAAAAGTAGGCTACAGCATTGGTCTAAGAACAGAAAGATTTGAACGAAGCGCGAATGTGGAATCTGTTGACAGCCTGACTTGGCAATTCATTCCAAATGTTTCCTTATCCTACAACCCATCGGAAGATCACAATTTCAACTTCTCCATCAACAGAAAAGTCTATCGACCTCAATACCAATTTTTGAATCCTGCAAGGTTTTATTTAGGCCCGAGAAACTATTCGGAAGGAAATCCATTCCTATTGCCCATGTTCAGAACCAACACTCAATTGAGCTATATATTCAAGGGCGCTTATTCTATTACCGCTTATCATACTATTGACAAAAACCGTCAAACACAATTGCCAAGAGTGGATGAAGAAGGGTTTACAAGTTATTACAGAATAAACCTAAACGAATTCATATATACAGGATTAACAATTGACGTGCCTGTGAACATTATCTCAGACTTTTGGCGAATGAATCTAACTTATGACATCTACCATCTAAGCGGAGACAACTATTATAAAGGCGAGTTAATCAAAAACGATAATACGCAATGGGACGCGAATATCAACAACAGCTTCACACTTCCAAAAGATTTGAATATTGAAATGAATTTTGCCACCTCATCCCCATTCAAAGGCTATCAATCTGAAGGACTGGGATATAGTTATAACTTGAGCTTTTCGATAAGAAAAAAACTAATGGATGGAAAGGCCAATATAGTTTTCAGAGTAAACGATCTATTAGACACAAACATTACGATGTGGAACACTAATCTTAACGAAAATGAATACATACAATACAACAACAGATACGAGTCCAGAAGAATGCAATTAAGCTTCACCTATCGATTTGGCAACAATAAACTGAAAGTGAAGAACAAGATGAATAAAGGAAACATTGAAGAAAAAAACAGACTATAA
- a CDS encoding MFS transporter has protein sequence MLENKSEGMNLSYWRLAVKYPNYIGFGALNYFYSSLGKTFLISLFIPYLIEHYSIDNSVFSYIYSAATLLGAMGLIFLGPLADRIDLRKMSVANGLILAMLCVAVSVFNNVWILLLILTGLRVIGYGLMPLIGAVSIGRYFDLNRGKALSLSYSFTSIAEMTTPLLIFMMITSLGWSQTWIIFATIVVFTFIPATLFTLKDAKEFRNPLQANQNSKRKMSIANLARDIRFVVLVFIVIFSPFLTTGVFIHQNMLMGLRGWEEAWFAVSLVSFGVFRVLFTFFAGPMIDKYSAGNLAYVLLIPVIIGLVALQWMDNRFALIVFMCANGITLSVGNLLSSVLWAELYDVRYLASINSFVSSVMIVATALSPIFFSYIFSSNELAYSGLNLLIFVSVVLLVVAKPCIDSLTQKVNA, from the coding sequence ATGCTTGAGAATAAAAGTGAAGGTATGAATTTGAGTTATTGGAGATTAGCGGTTAAATACCCGAATTATATTGGGTTCGGTGCTTTGAATTATTTTTATTCTTCATTGGGCAAGACTTTTTTGATTAGCTTGTTCATTCCATATCTGATAGAGCATTATAGCATTGATAATTCAGTCTTTTCATATATTTATTCAGCGGCAACGCTTTTAGGAGCGATGGGACTTATTTTTCTCGGGCCATTGGCGGATCGCATTGATTTGAGGAAAATGAGCGTTGCCAATGGGCTGATATTGGCCATGCTTTGCGTCGCTGTATCGGTGTTCAATAATGTCTGGATTCTGCTGTTGATTTTGACGGGATTACGAGTCATAGGATACGGTTTGATGCCATTGATAGGTGCAGTGTCCATTGGAAGATATTTTGACTTGAATAGAGGAAAGGCGCTTTCGCTTTCTTACTCATTTACTTCCATAGCGGAGATGACTACTCCATTATTGATCTTTATGATGATTACCTCTTTGGGTTGGAGCCAGACATGGATCATATTCGCAACTATAGTTGTGTTTACATTTATTCCTGCAACGCTTTTTACCCTAAAAGACGCAAAAGAATTCAGAAATCCATTGCAAGCCAATCAAAACAGCAAGAGAAAAATGTCAATAGCAAACTTGGCGAGAGACATTCGCTTCGTTGTTTTGGTATTTATTGTGATTTTTTCTCCTTTCTTGACAACAGGTGTTTTCATTCATCAAAATATGTTGATGGGCCTTAGAGGCTGGGAAGAAGCTTGGTTTGCCGTTTCCTTGGTGAGCTTTGGAGTGTTCAGGGTTTTATTTACTTTCTTCGCCGGGCCAATGATAGATAAATACAGTGCCGGCAACTTGGCTTATGTGCTTTTGATTCCTGTAATCATCGGCTTGGTTGCTTTGCAGTGGATGGACAATCGGTTTGCTTTGATAGTCTTCATGTGCGCCAATGGAATTACGCTTAGCGTTGGCAACTTGTTGAGTAGTGTGCTTTGGGCTGAATTATATGATGTTAGGTATTTGGCTTCCATCAATAGTTTTGTATCCAGTGTTATGATCGTGGCTACGGCTTTGTCTCCAATCTTTTTTAGCTATATCTTTTCAAGCAATGAATTAGCTTATTCAGGATTGAATCTGTTAATTTTTGTGTCTGTTGTTCTGTTGGTTGTGGCTAAGCCATGTATTGACTCATTGACGCAAAAGGTGAATGCATAA